One Streptomyces sp. SAI-135 DNA segment encodes these proteins:
- a CDS encoding phytoene/squalene synthase family protein, producing MTDRELDAAGVTDPVLRQAYTRCRRLNARHGRTYFLATRLLPVARRPAVHALYGFARWADDIVDTLDGTTTPAERARRLTVLQHELELGLRAGDSAEPVVRALADTARRYGIDHRHFTDFMTAMRADLDITGYATYADLRTYTYGSAEVIGLQMLPVLGTVVPREEAAPHAAALGVAFQLTNFLRDVGEDLERGRVYLPADLLAAHGVDRQLLHWSRDTGRPDRRITAALREFELLTRSVYREAAPGLAMLDPVSRPCIRTAFVLYGGILDAIAADEYRTVQRRAVVPGHRRAVVALDGLVRVGAARLRHRTAGEPPAPLADTADDTSSTWRRIA from the coding sequence ATGACCGACCGTGAACTCGACGCGGCCGGCGTCACCGATCCGGTGCTGCGGCAGGCGTACACCCGATGCCGGCGGCTGAACGCCCGGCACGGCAGGACGTACTTCCTCGCCACCCGTCTGCTGCCGGTGGCACGCCGGCCGGCCGTGCACGCGCTGTACGGGTTCGCCCGCTGGGCCGACGACATCGTCGACACCCTCGACGGCACGACCACCCCCGCCGAGCGGGCCCGACGGCTGACCGTGCTGCAGCACGAGCTGGAGCTGGGACTGCGGGCGGGCGACAGCGCCGAGCCGGTGGTGCGCGCCCTGGCCGACACCGCGCGGCGCTACGGCATCGACCACCGCCACTTCACCGACTTCATGACCGCGATGCGCGCCGACCTCGACATCACGGGCTATGCCACCTACGCCGACCTGCGCACCTACACCTACGGCTCGGCGGAGGTGATCGGACTGCAGATGCTGCCGGTGCTCGGCACGGTCGTGCCGCGCGAGGAGGCGGCACCGCACGCGGCGGCCCTGGGCGTGGCGTTCCAGCTCACCAACTTCCTGCGGGACGTGGGCGAGGACCTCGAGCGCGGCCGCGTCTACCTGCCCGCCGACCTGCTGGCCGCCCACGGCGTCGACCGGCAACTCCTGCACTGGAGCCGGGACACCGGCCGTCCCGACCGCCGGATCACCGCCGCCCTGCGGGAGTTCGAACTGCTGACCCGCTCCGTCTACCGTGAGGCCGCCCCGGGGCTGGCCATGCTCGACCCCGTCTCGCGCCCGTGCATCCGCACCGCCTTCGTCCTGTACGGCGGCATCCTGGACGCGATCGCGGCGGACGAGTACCGCACGGTGCAGCGCCGTGCCGTGGTCCCCGGACACCGCCGTGCGGTCGTGGCCCTCGACGGCCTGGTCCGGGTGGGCGCGGCGCGCCTGCGGCACAGGACGGCGGGCGAGCCGCCGGCACCCCTGGCGGACACGGCGGACGACACGTCGTCGACATGGCGGAGGATCGCATGA
- a CDS encoding DUF5914 domain-containing protein, with product MTPRRPSGRPRYPLSLRRRPVRWEEQRPTWRQARPALIAEALKRAEARPSGNWYVVGATRDVRDDRPLSATVAGHELVVWRTADGRLAAGPGICPHLGAPLADSPVRCGTLVCHWHGLALEGGSFAGWEPLPVHDDGVLVWVRLDQVGGEPPTPTPVVPARPRLSRSVAAVYTGVGMCEPEDVVANRLDPWHGAWFHPYSFVDLTVVDTPDAEGAGEDGFTVDVSFKVAGRIVVPVRAVFTTPGPRTVLMRITEGEGVGSVVETHATPLGPDESGRPRTAVVEAVVASSARPGFAMARTAAPVLRRLMAAGAARLWRDDLAYAERRWLLRSTGRFPG from the coding sequence ATGACACCGCGACGGCCCTCGGGACGCCCCCGCTACCCGCTCTCCCTGCGGCGCCGCCCGGTGCGCTGGGAGGAACAGCGACCGACCTGGCGGCAGGCCCGGCCCGCGCTGATCGCCGAGGCGCTGAAGCGGGCTGAGGCCCGGCCGTCCGGCAACTGGTACGTCGTCGGCGCCACCCGGGACGTACGCGACGACCGGCCGCTGTCCGCCACGGTGGCCGGGCACGAACTGGTGGTGTGGCGCACCGCCGACGGGCGGCTCGCGGCGGGTCCCGGCATCTGCCCGCACCTGGGGGCACCGCTCGCCGACAGCCCGGTGCGCTGCGGGACCCTCGTCTGCCACTGGCACGGACTGGCCCTGGAGGGCGGGTCGTTCGCCGGGTGGGAGCCGCTGCCCGTGCACGACGACGGAGTACTGGTCTGGGTGCGCTTGGACCAGGTGGGCGGTGAACCGCCGACCCCGACACCGGTGGTGCCGGCCCGGCCGCGGTTGTCGCGCTCCGTCGCCGCCGTGTACACGGGGGTCGGGATGTGCGAGCCGGAGGACGTCGTGGCCAACCGGCTGGACCCCTGGCACGGCGCATGGTTCCACCCGTACTCGTTCGTCGATCTCACCGTGGTCGACACCCCCGACGCCGAGGGAGCGGGCGAGGACGGGTTCACCGTGGACGTCTCCTTCAAGGTCGCCGGGCGGATCGTGGTGCCGGTGCGGGCCGTGTTCACCACGCCCGGACCGCGGACGGTCCTCATGCGCATCACCGAGGGCGAGGGCGTGGGGTCGGTGGTCGAGACGCACGCGACCCCGCTCGGCCCGGACGAGTCGGGCCGGCCGCGCACCGCAGTCGTCGAGGCGGTCGTGGCCTCCTCCGCGCGTCCCGGCTTCGCCATGGCCCGCACGGCCGCCCCCGTACTGCGCCGGCTGATGGCGGCGGGGGCGGCGCGGCTGTGGCGGGACGACCTGGCCTACGCCGAACGCCGCTGGCTGCTGCGCTCCACCGGACGTTTCCCCGGCTGA